A window from Mycobacterium saskatchewanense encodes these proteins:
- a CDS encoding Rv1535 domain-containing protein, with product MAKTDSGIDSVTDPLASSIASVLRVPLVELYALLWRVGVVDVRRDGRARPAAVAACPNCSSVPTPGSQRRSRPSPQPRSPGPAPTRPDRAAYSRATG from the coding sequence ATGGCTAAGACCGACTCCGGGATCGACTCCGTGACCGATCCGCTGGCGTCGTCGATTGCTTCCGTGCTGAGGGTGCCCCTGGTGGAACTTTATGCGCTGTTGTGGCGGGTCGGCGTCGTGGATGTTCGGCGGGACGGTCGGGCGCGTCCGGCAGCCGTCGCGGCGTGTCCGAACTGCTCATCCGTTCCGACACCCGGTTCGCAACGCCGATCGCGACCGTCGCCGCAGCCGCGGTCCCCAGGGCCTGCGCCCACCCGACCGGACCGAGCGGCGTACAGCCGAGCAACTGGCTGA
- a CDS encoding SpoIIE family protein phosphatase: MNARLPGDLAVAVSLGGEMGRRFAEFDWTTHALGSPDEWSSEVRAAVAMTLTSRFPIVLWLGRTDLFLVYNDGYAQILGDKHPAALGCPARQVWSEIWEEIGPMLAGVFATGNATWSDDLMLPLVTGGLPLERYFTFTYSPILSGDGGVSAIFCAVIETTERVLSQRRLHLLNAVAAATMEARTVNEAVSAAVTACAAQPADLPFMAVYVQDAEAGEITLRGATASVLPLLPRELGQLTVWDAASRPRTELRLVDGVADAIPGIAEVLGDGCCEQAVVLPLGEGPTAGALVVGTSARRPLDDQYRGFCQLLADQLSSAFTSIDSYERERERADALAELDRAKTAFLTNVSHEFRTPLALLLGAIDDALSDAPPGSALADRLGTAGRNARRLQRLVDSLLDFSRIEAGRANAQLVCTDVGALTAHIASSFSELCHRAGLELTIDCDPAPADIDPGMWETIVLNLLSNAVKYTLRGAISVAASTDATHCLVTVRDTGVGIAADDLGRLFERFYRAENARGRSVEGTGIGLSLVRGLVELQNGTVQIDSELDRGTTVTIRLPQSAGAAAGQNPAIAPDETNPYLAEARQWLTSISEPDRASEAPRRSRQLVLIADDNADMRAHLDRVLSAHWDTVLVADGESALAAARRLRPDAIVTDVMMPGLDGFEVLAGIRADATLAATPVLMLSARAGAEAVTEGFAGGADDYLPKPFRSQELVERVASRLSAVARERDRQRRETQLRLASDLVQLDSALQASDSVAGILDALLRSPFGSGGAAAAAIGVLDDERHIRFEYAGDVPVELRDRYHVTALDSPLVGSDVVRGGEPMIVPDTLDLPPRYQHAAQDTADSVRACVAHPLRDGADRVVGVLLLLWPAPRQFEPAERETFARMAELTSSALDRIRVMAHEHRIAIDFQEHLLDLDHSSTAAVVAAVYQPAGEAMRVGGDWYSVTPLDRSSRIAISVGDVVGHGLSAAIVMSRLRAAVAASALTAAEPAAVLGALDKYATSVTGARCATVAYAVVDTSDPERAARLGYSCAGHPYPLLATPDGPPVFLESGRRPPVAVRETPGDGARGPTAEVDLPPGSLVVLYTDGLIERVGETLDEGFARLRSAVADCADRPVESVCAEVLSRMAPPGGYRDDVVVLALRPSHTAARSFATVLPAVPAQIPVGRGRLRDWLAGIAVPPQREMDILLAIGEAVTNAIEHGSRSEPRKTVSVEAFLREGTVSVTVSDTGRWLGDSSASLRSRRRGRGLTLMSGLADRVDTVRTPAGTQVTLEFDHAVATNPIG; encoded by the coding sequence ATGAACGCCCGCCTGCCGGGCGACTTGGCGGTCGCGGTCAGTCTAGGCGGGGAGATGGGCCGTCGCTTCGCCGAATTCGACTGGACGACACACGCATTGGGCTCACCGGACGAGTGGTCCAGCGAGGTCCGCGCGGCCGTGGCGATGACGCTGACGTCCCGGTTTCCCATTGTGCTCTGGCTGGGCCGGACGGACCTGTTCCTGGTGTACAACGACGGCTACGCCCAGATTCTCGGCGACAAGCACCCCGCCGCCCTCGGCTGCCCCGCGAGGCAGGTGTGGTCGGAGATCTGGGAGGAGATCGGCCCCATGCTCGCCGGCGTTTTCGCGACCGGCAACGCCACCTGGTCGGACGACCTGATGCTGCCGCTGGTCACCGGGGGCCTCCCACTCGAGCGGTATTTCACGTTCACCTACAGCCCGATCCTGAGCGGCGATGGCGGCGTCTCGGCCATCTTCTGCGCCGTGATCGAAACGACCGAACGGGTGCTCAGCCAGCGGCGCCTGCATCTGCTCAACGCCGTCGCCGCGGCGACCATGGAGGCCCGAACCGTCAACGAGGCCGTCAGCGCGGCCGTCACCGCCTGCGCGGCCCAGCCCGCCGACCTGCCGTTCATGGCCGTCTACGTCCAGGACGCGGAGGCCGGCGAGATCACCCTGCGCGGAGCGACGGCTTCCGTGCTGCCGCTCCTGCCGCGGGAACTCGGCCAGCTCACCGTCTGGGACGCGGCGTCACGCCCGCGGACGGAGCTGCGGCTCGTCGACGGGGTGGCCGACGCGATCCCCGGCATCGCGGAGGTCCTGGGGGACGGTTGCTGCGAGCAGGCGGTGGTGCTGCCGCTGGGCGAGGGACCGACCGCCGGGGCGCTGGTGGTCGGCACCAGCGCACGCCGTCCCCTCGACGACCAGTACCGCGGCTTCTGCCAACTGCTGGCCGACCAGCTGTCGTCGGCCTTCACGTCGATCGACTCCTACGAACGGGAACGCGAACGCGCCGACGCGCTCGCGGAACTCGACCGCGCGAAGACGGCGTTCCTGACCAACGTCAGCCACGAGTTCCGCACGCCACTCGCGCTGCTGCTCGGCGCGATCGACGACGCGCTGTCCGACGCCCCGCCGGGCAGCGCGCTGGCCGATCGGCTGGGCACCGCGGGGCGCAACGCGCGGCGGCTGCAGCGCCTGGTCGACTCACTGCTCGACTTCTCCCGCATCGAGGCCGGCCGGGCCAACGCGCAACTGGTGTGCACGGACGTCGGAGCGCTCACCGCGCACATCGCGTCGTCGTTCTCGGAGCTGTGTCACCGGGCGGGACTGGAGCTGACGATCGACTGCGACCCGGCGCCTGCGGACATCGACCCGGGGATGTGGGAGACGATCGTCCTGAACCTGCTTTCCAATGCGGTGAAATACACACTGCGGGGCGCGATCTCGGTAGCGGCGAGCACCGACGCCACGCACTGCCTGGTCACCGTCCGCGATACCGGGGTGGGGATCGCGGCCGACGACCTGGGCCGCCTGTTCGAGCGGTTCTACCGGGCCGAGAACGCACGCGGCCGCAGCGTGGAGGGCACCGGCATCGGGCTGTCCCTGGTCCGCGGGCTGGTCGAGCTGCAAAACGGCACCGTGCAGATCGACAGCGAACTGGACCGTGGGACGACCGTCACCATCCGGCTGCCACAATCGGCGGGCGCCGCAGCCGGACAGAACCCCGCGATCGCGCCGGACGAGACCAATCCGTACCTGGCCGAGGCGCGCCAGTGGCTGACCTCGATCTCGGAGCCCGACCGCGCGTCCGAGGCGCCCCGCCGTTCGCGGCAACTGGTGCTGATCGCCGACGACAACGCCGACATGCGGGCGCACCTGGACCGCGTGCTGTCCGCCCACTGGGACACCGTGCTCGTCGCCGACGGGGAGTCGGCGCTGGCCGCGGCCCGCAGGCTGCGCCCGGACGCGATCGTCACCGACGTCATGATGCCGGGCCTGGACGGCTTCGAGGTCCTCGCGGGCATCCGCGCCGACGCCACGCTGGCGGCCACGCCGGTGCTGATGCTGTCCGCCCGGGCCGGAGCCGAGGCCGTGACGGAGGGTTTCGCCGGCGGGGCCGACGACTATCTGCCGAAGCCGTTCCGGTCCCAGGAGCTGGTCGAGCGGGTGGCGTCGAGGCTATCCGCGGTCGCCCGGGAGCGTGATCGGCAGCGCCGCGAGACGCAGCTGCGGCTCGCGTCGGACCTGGTGCAGCTCGACTCCGCGCTGCAGGCCAGCGACTCGGTCGCGGGCATACTCGACGCCCTGCTGCGTTCGCCGTTCGGTTCGGGCGGTGCCGCCGCCGCGGCGATCGGGGTGCTCGATGACGAGCGACACATCCGGTTCGAATACGCCGGTGACGTTCCCGTCGAGCTGCGCGACCGCTATCACGTGACCGCGCTGGACTCGCCGCTGGTGGGGTCCGACGTCGTGCGTGGCGGTGAGCCGATGATCGTCCCCGACACGCTCGACCTGCCGCCCCGCTACCAGCACGCCGCGCAGGACACCGCCGACAGCGTCCGCGCGTGCGTCGCGCATCCCCTGCGCGACGGCGCCGATCGCGTCGTCGGCGTGCTGCTCCTGCTGTGGCCGGCGCCGCGCCAGTTCGAGCCCGCCGAACGCGAGACCTTCGCCCGGATGGCGGAGCTGACGTCCTCGGCCCTGGACCGGATCCGCGTCATGGCGCACGAGCACCGCATCGCCATCGACTTCCAGGAGCACCTGCTCGACCTGGACCACAGCTCGACCGCCGCGGTGGTCGCCGCCGTCTACCAACCGGCCGGGGAGGCCATGCGGGTCGGCGGCGACTGGTATTCGGTCACCCCGTTGGACCGATCGAGCAGGATCGCGATATCGGTCGGCGACGTCGTCGGGCACGGCCTGTCCGCCGCGATCGTGATGAGCCGGCTGCGCGCCGCGGTAGCGGCCTCCGCCCTCACGGCCGCGGAACCGGCCGCGGTGCTCGGCGCCCTGGACAAATACGCGACCAGCGTCACCGGGGCGCGCTGCGCGACGGTGGCCTACGCCGTCGTCGACACCTCCGACCCCGAACGCGCCGCCCGCCTCGGCTACAGCTGCGCGGGCCATCCCTATCCCCTGCTGGCCACCCCGGACGGCCCGCCGGTGTTCCTGGAATCCGGCCGGCGCCCGCCGGTCGCGGTCCGGGAAACACCAGGCGACGGCGCCCGCGGCCCGACCGCGGAGGTCGACCTGCCGCCGGGCAGCCTGGTCGTGCTCTACACCGACGGGCTCATCGAGCGGGTCGGCGAGACCCTGGACGAGGGATTCGCGCGGCTGCGTTCCGCGGTCGCCGACTGCGCCGACCGTCCCGTGGAGTCCGTCTGCGCCGAGGTGCTGAGCCGGATGGCCCCGCCGGGTGGTTACCGCGACGACGTGGTGGTGCTCGCGCTGCGGCCGAGCCACACCGCCGCCCGCAGCTTCGCCACCGTGCTCCCCGCGGTGCCCGCCCAGATCCCCGTCGGGCGCGGGCGGCTGCGGGACTGGCTGGCCGGCATCGCCGTCCCGCCGCAACGCGAAATGGACATCCTGCTGGCGATCGGCGAGGCCGTGACCAACGCGATCGAGCACGGCAGCCGCAGCGAGCCGCGCAAGACGGTGTCCGTCGAGGCGTTCCTGCGGGAGGGGACCGTCTCGGTCACCGTCAGCGACACCGGCCGGTGGCTCGGCGACTCGTCGGCCAGCCTGCGCAGCCGGCGCCGCGGACGCGGCCTCACGCTGATGAGCGGCTTGGCCGACCGCGTCGACACGGTACGCACCCCGGCCGGCACCCAGGTGACCCTGGAGTTCGACCACGCGGTCGCGACGAACCCGATCGGTTAG
- a CDS encoding STAS domain-containing protein, which yields MLAVDHEAREDAVVVRVKGDVDSSTVDELTPHLTTALELAATHPARLVVLDLLPVTFFGSAALNAVLDCHEAGKEAGTAVRLVADGDNVLRPIQVTELDRILDIYPTLTEALHRKQQR from the coding sequence ATGTTGGCGGTCGATCACGAGGCCCGGGAGGACGCTGTGGTGGTACGGGTCAAGGGTGACGTCGACTCGAGCACCGTCGACGAACTGACCCCCCACCTGACCACCGCCCTGGAACTGGCCGCGACCCACCCCGCCCGGCTGGTGGTCCTGGACCTGCTGCCCGTGACGTTCTTCGGCAGCGCGGCGCTGAACGCCGTCCTCGATTGCCATGAGGCGGGCAAGGAGGCCGGCACGGCGGTGCGCCTGGTAGCCGACGGCGACAACGTGCTCCGCCCCATCCAGGTGACGGAGCTCGACCGGATCCTCGACATCTACCCCACGCTCACCGAAGCCCTTCATCGCAAGCAACAGCGATGA